Proteins encoded together in one Nostoc sp. PCC 7524 window:
- the dprA gene encoding DNA-processing protein DprA encodes MLEERAYWLAWSKISGIGPVLLQRLQQHFGTLATAWNATKAQLREVEGFGLQTLEKVVKQRSQINPEQLLIQHQQDNPYFWTPADADYPRLLLETPTPPPVLYYRGEVELQENLGQKPLVGIVGTRQPSDYGIRWTRLISAALAKNGFTVVSGMAEGIDTESHSAAMKAGGRTIAVVGTGVDVVYPHKNRDLYQHILTAGLVVSEYPAKTPPDRTHFPRRNRIIAGLSCATLVIEAPLKSGALITATYANEFGRDVYALPGRLDDYPSQGCLKLISQGAGLILKELDDLLKMLGAVPKIDAVETPPTAEQLSLPILSPELQQVMNVFGCDTLQFDLLVQQTGMNASSVSSALLQLELMGLVSQLPGMRYQKC; translated from the coding sequence GTGTTGGAAGAAAGAGCATATTGGTTAGCGTGGTCAAAAATTTCTGGAATTGGGCCGGTTTTACTGCAACGATTACAGCAGCATTTTGGTACGCTAGCAACAGCTTGGAACGCTACCAAAGCTCAGTTGCGGGAAGTTGAGGGGTTTGGTTTACAAACTTTAGAGAAAGTAGTAAAACAGCGATCGCAGATTAATCCAGAACAATTACTGATCCAGCACCAACAAGACAACCCCTATTTCTGGACACCAGCCGATGCAGATTATCCCCGCTTACTACTAGAAACTCCCACTCCCCCGCCGGTTTTGTACTATCGGGGTGAGGTAGAACTACAAGAAAATTTGGGACAAAAACCCTTAGTGGGGATTGTGGGAACGCGCCAACCTTCCGATTATGGTATCCGTTGGACTCGTCTAATTAGCGCCGCTTTAGCGAAAAATGGCTTTACTGTAGTGTCAGGGATGGCTGAGGGAATTGACACCGAAAGTCATAGTGCAGCCATGAAAGCTGGTGGACGGACAATTGCAGTTGTGGGTACAGGCGTGGATGTCGTTTATCCCCACAAAAATCGGGATTTGTACCAACATATTTTGACGGCTGGATTGGTTGTTAGTGAATATCCTGCTAAAACTCCACCCGATCGCACCCACTTTCCTCGTCGTAATAGAATTATTGCTGGTTTAAGCTGCGCCACCTTAGTTATTGAAGCGCCATTAAAATCTGGTGCGTTAATTACGGCTACCTACGCCAATGAATTTGGTAGAGATGTTTATGCACTGCCTGGAAGATTGGATGATTACCCATCCCAAGGTTGTTTAAAATTAATCAGTCAAGGCGCTGGTTTAATTCTCAAAGAATTAGATGATTTGTTAAAAATGCTGGGTGCTGTACCAAAAATTGATGCAGTTGAAACACCACCCACAGCAGAACAGTTAAGTTTGCCGATTTTATCGCCGGAATTGCAACAAGTAATGAATGTATTCGGTTGTGATACTTTACAATTTGATTTACTTGTTCAACAAACCGGGATGAATGCTAGCTCCGTTTCCAGTGCTTTATTACAGTTGGAATTGATGGGTTTAGTTTCACAATTACCGGGAATGCGGTATCAGAAATGTTGA
- the psb28 gene encoding photosystem II reaction center protein Psb28, with protein sequence MSSTNPSIQFFTGIFEELSNVSLRREVRTGKRVVMMKFEKLKAIEGFNSFTKQSLNALLLSDEEGEISVTPSSTRFIFGGDEGDELQGVECKFEIERDDHWDRFMRFMHRYADANGMEYGEN encoded by the coding sequence ATGTCATCTACCAACCCATCAATTCAGTTTTTTACAGGTATTTTTGAAGAACTTAGTAACGTCAGTTTGCGGCGGGAAGTGCGGACTGGCAAACGTGTCGTGATGATGAAATTCGAGAAATTGAAAGCTATAGAAGGATTTAATAGCTTTACAAAACAATCTTTAAACGCCTTGCTATTAAGTGATGAAGAAGGTGAAATTAGTGTAACTCCTTCTTCCACACGCTTTATATTTGGGGGTGACGAAGGTGATGAACTACAGGGTGTAGAGTGTAAATTTGAAATTGAGCGCGATGATCATTGGGATAGATTCATGCGCTTTATGCACCGTTATGCAGACGCAAATGGTATGGAGTACGGCGAGAATTGA
- a CDS encoding serine hydrolase — translation MSESGKKLRTFSGRQPVTRRQRSPKVSKVESKKRKVPNQQRTPTGSVVVTRFHDNVLPPPIASSSRKPRQGLVMPTAVKPIPTVTRQVPPSPRNVNVKTVRVQRQPSPKMVKRVSRKTRLKPMARAILYTIRLLIVGVGIGAIVGTVLSVLDPATRMTPTTSTPANNTRPNQSQTTANNLAAGLYLTQEIAPLKTAVQDLAAANPNLTPGVFLVDLDTGGYVDINGDSSLPAASTIKVPILIAFFQDVDAGKIRLDEMLTMQQEMIAGGSGNMRFKPAGTQYAALEVAKNMMTISDNTATNMLIARLGGIEAINQRFRSWGLTSTAIRNPLPDLSGTNTTSPKELVNLLAMVSQGKLVSMRSRDQILDIMRQTERDHLLPSGLGTGARAYHKTGDIGTLLADAGVIDTPTGKRYVAAVMVQRPNNDPRAEKLISSISRAAYQQFTQTPATPSNTTTTVPTTGYQPPVMTTPAPTTPISAYQTPMINPYPSR, via the coding sequence GTGTCAGAGTCAGGGAAGAAACTAAGAACTTTCTCAGGGCGACAACCCGTAACCCGTCGCCAGCGATCGCCTAAAGTTTCAAAGGTAGAATCAAAAAAACGTAAAGTTCCTAACCAGCAGCGTACTCCTACAGGTTCGGTAGTAGTGACGCGCTTCCATGATAACGTTCTGCCTCCCCCCATCGCGTCTAGCTCTAGAAAGCCAAGACAAGGATTGGTTATGCCAACCGCCGTCAAACCTATCCCCACTGTGACAAGGCAAGTTCCACCCTCTCCTAGAAATGTCAATGTCAAAACAGTACGAGTGCAGAGACAGCCATCACCCAAAATGGTGAAAAGAGTATCACGCAAAACACGGTTAAAGCCAATGGCCAGAGCCATTTTATATACTATCCGGTTGTTGATTGTGGGAGTTGGTATTGGTGCGATCGTCGGTACAGTTTTGTCGGTTTTAGACCCTGCAACTCGCATGACTCCCACTACATCAACTCCAGCTAATAATACTCGGCCAAATCAGTCCCAAACAACGGCCAATAACCTTGCAGCAGGCTTATACCTCACTCAAGAAATTGCACCTTTAAAAACTGCTGTGCAAGATTTGGCAGCAGCTAATCCCAATCTCACGCCAGGGGTTTTCCTGGTAGATTTAGACACGGGTGGTTATGTAGATATTAATGGTGACAGCAGTTTACCTGCCGCTAGCACAATCAAAGTACCAATTTTGATCGCCTTTTTCCAAGATGTCGATGCTGGCAAAATTCGCCTAGATGAAATGTTGACAATGCAGCAAGAGATGATTGCTGGTGGTTCGGGAAATATGCGATTCAAACCAGCCGGAACCCAGTATGCTGCCTTGGAAGTAGCAAAAAACATGATGACAATCAGCGACAACACAGCAACTAATATGCTGATTGCCCGACTAGGTGGTATAGAAGCCATCAATCAGCGTTTTCGGAGTTGGGGATTAACCAGCACAGCTATTCGCAATCCACTTCCTGATTTATCAGGGACAAACACCACCAGTCCCAAAGAATTAGTGAACTTGCTGGCTATGGTTAGTCAGGGTAAATTAGTCAGTATGCGATCGCGTGACCAAATACTTGATATCATGCGCCAAACCGAGCGAGATCATCTCTTACCCTCTGGTTTAGGAACAGGCGCAAGAGCATATCACAAAACCGGTGATATTGGTACTCTGTTAGCAGACGCAGGTGTAATTGACACTCCCACCGGGAAACGTTATGTAGCTGCTGTCATGGTACAACGTCCCAACAACGACCCCCGCGCCGAAAAACTCATTAGCTCAATTTCCCGTGCGGCTTACCAACAGTTTACGCAAACTCCTGCTACACCAAGCAACACAACCACCACCGTACCCACCACCGGCTATCAGCCACCAGTCATGACTACACCTGCACCCACCACACCTATAAGTGCTTATCAGACTCCAATGATTAATCCCTATCCTTCAAGATAA
- a CDS encoding RNA methyltransferase has product MGLAGLRIVLVEPAGPLNVGSVARVMKNFGLEHLVLVNPQCDRLSTEAMRMAVHAKEILESAVVVDTLPQALQGCVSAIATTGRDRHCPFPLENPRDALPWLLEAHNQPAALIFGREDRGLTNEELNYAQRFVRIPSSPNYPSLNLASAVGICCYELAQQTQVEDTPTITATELAPLELVEAYYQQLESLLLKIGYLYPHTATSRMEKFRQLYNRAHLQNHEVAMLRGILRQVEWAIDNQTDSKNL; this is encoded by the coding sequence ATGGGATTAGCTGGGTTAAGAATTGTGCTAGTAGAACCAGCTGGGCCGTTGAATGTTGGTAGCGTAGCCCGTGTCATGAAAAATTTTGGACTAGAACATCTAGTTTTAGTCAATCCCCAATGCGATCGCCTGTCAACGGAAGCCATGAGAATGGCAGTCCATGCCAAAGAGATTTTAGAATCAGCCGTAGTGGTGGATACCCTACCACAAGCCTTACAAGGATGTGTAAGTGCGATCGCTACTACCGGACGCGATCGCCATTGTCCATTCCCATTAGAAAACCCCAGAGATGCCTTACCTTGGCTACTAGAAGCCCACAATCAACCCGCAGCCTTGATTTTTGGTAGAGAAGATAGGGGACTCACCAATGAAGAATTAAACTATGCCCAAAGATTTGTTCGTATCCCCTCCAGCCCCAATTATCCATCTTTAAATTTGGCTTCTGCTGTAGGTATTTGTTGCTACGAACTAGCACAACAAACTCAGGTAGAGGACACTCCAACTATCACTGCCACTGAACTAGCTCCCCTAGAACTGGTAGAAGCCTACTATCAGCAATTAGAATCGTTACTATTAAAAATAGGGTACTTGTATCCTCATACAGCAACCAGCCGAATGGAGAAATTTCGCCAACTATATAATCGCGCCCACCTACAAAATCATGAAGTAGCAATGTTGCGGGGGATCTTACGTCAGGTAGAATGGGCAATTGATAACCAAACTGATAGTAAAAACTTGTAA
- a CDS encoding cysteine desulfurase family protein, producing the protein MTNIIYLDYHSTTPVDPRVAKKVMYYMTTAFGNANSVDHDYGNIAAKAVKQARQQIAELINASPKEIIFTSGATESINLVIQGQIAQQNTPAKIIVSPVEHKAVIDTCKALVKKGLVEIIWLKVNQQAQIDLEHLEKVCADGAALLCMMAANNEVGTIYPIKKIGAIASSHNIPFLCDASQAVGKIPLNFQDWGITYLAISAHKLYAPKGVGVLVVRKNHPVPPMIYGGGHQQGMRSGTLNVPGIVGLGEACRLRRLEMEQDENAIAILRDQLQNQLQTAIPDLAVNGDLNHRLSGNLHISIPDISNTAIIARVRQQLAISTGAACSSGAIAPSHVLQAMNLSENIIEGALRIGIGKFTTQQEIATASSVIIGAVNQVHQLL; encoded by the coding sequence ATGACCAACATAATCTATCTAGACTACCACTCAACTACCCCCGTTGACCCCAGAGTAGCCAAGAAAGTCATGTACTATATGACTACCGCCTTTGGTAATGCCAATAGTGTAGATCATGATTATGGCAATATAGCAGCAAAAGCAGTTAAACAAGCCCGTCAACAAATAGCAGAATTAATCAACGCCTCACCCAAGGAAATTATCTTTACATCTGGCGCAACAGAAAGCATCAACTTAGTAATTCAAGGACAAATTGCACAACAAAATACCCCCGCCAAAATCATCGTTTCCCCAGTGGAACACAAAGCCGTTATAGATACTTGCAAAGCTTTAGTTAAAAAAGGACTTGTTGAAATTATTTGGTTAAAAGTCAATCAACAAGCACAGATTGATTTAGAACATCTGGAAAAAGTCTGTGCTGATGGTGCGGCTTTACTTTGTATGATGGCGGCTAACAATGAAGTCGGGACAATTTACCCCATCAAAAAAATTGGCGCGATCGCATCCTCTCACAATATCCCGTTTTTATGCGACGCATCCCAAGCCGTCGGGAAAATTCCCCTCAACTTCCAAGACTGGGGGATTACTTATCTAGCAATTTCCGCACATAAACTCTATGCACCCAAAGGTGTGGGTGTATTAGTAGTGAGAAAAAATCATCCTGTCCCACCAATGATTTACGGTGGTGGACATCAACAGGGTATGAGATCCGGTACACTCAACGTCCCCGGAATCGTCGGTTTGGGGGAAGCTTGCAGATTGAGAAGGTTGGAAATGGAACAAGATGAAAATGCGATCGCCATTTTAAGAGATCAGCTACAAAACCAACTCCAAACCGCAATTCCCGATTTAGCAGTGAATGGAGACTTAAACCACCGTTTATCAGGTAACTTACACATTTCCATCCCTGATATTTCTAATACTGCCATCATTGCACGAGTTCGTCAGCAATTAGCCATTTCCACAGGTGCGGCTTGTTCATCGGGTGCAATTGCACCATCGCACGTTTTACAAGCGATGAATCTGTCAGAGAATATCATTGAGGGAGCCTTAAGAATTGGCATTGGTAAATTTACAACCCAACAAGAAATCGCAACAGCATCTTCTGTGATCATCGGCGCAGTCAATCAAGTTCATCAGCTGCTCTAA
- a CDS encoding type II toxin-antitoxin system VapC family toxin, with protein sequence MAYLLDTNACIQILNSSNSPVTQKILTIPAREIYICTVVYSELYYGAYKRKNVNRNLSHLENLLAEFTDLPLNIQAAKIAGKIRAHLDTLGTPIGANDLLIAAIALANDLTLITHNTREFSRIDGLKYEDWQ encoded by the coding sequence ATGGCCTACCTCCTAGATACAAATGCGTGTATCCAAATTCTTAATTCATCAAATTCACCTGTTACCCAAAAAATTCTGACAATTCCTGCTAGAGAAATTTACATCTGTACAGTTGTTTATAGTGAACTGTACTATGGAGCTTACAAAAGAAAGAATGTTAACAGAAACCTCAGTCATCTGGAAAATTTGTTGGCTGAGTTTACTGATTTACCACTAAATATTCAAGCAGCAAAAATTGCTGGAAAAATTCGCGCTCATCTTGATACTTTGGGGACTCCAATTGGAGCAAATGACTTGTTAATTGCTGCGATTGCTTTAGCAAATGATCTCACGCTGATTACCCACAACACCCGTGAGTTTAGCCGTATTGATGGGTTGAAATACGAAGATTGGCAATGA
- a CDS encoding ATP-binding protein: protein MNNAHDIVPTHLAVQAMRDNGYKNAAYALAELMDNAIQAGASQVELLCGERKQLVEGRRRSRIEQIAVLDNGCGMDANVLRLALQFGNGTYLDEDKHTGIGRFGMGLPSSSISQCQRVDVWSWQNGIENALHSYLDLDEIKTRRITEVPEPKPKAIPTTWTRIGQQFGESGTLVVWSNIDRCIWRTGKAIIDNSEFVIGRMYRKFINSGDVKIRMVAFDLDALYSLILEKYALPNDPGYLIEKTSCPPPFDNKAMFGTWQGDTSYEATFTINFREQEHEVKVRFSYAKEEARLIEGVNNPGSTPHGQHAKRNIGVSIVRADRELELDTGVVNGYEPTERWWGVEVEFPPALDDIFGVTNNKQSARNLSELLQIDNKSLSEDGKTFTQLKEELKEDEDPKRPLLDIVDKINNQLSVIRGLLKAQTKGTRTATEKRHDPYKPEKVATTVTQERKSQGYKGQSDADEKLPKEERKQVIKETLKEEGVTETKAELLAATTVDDGLKYTFVEAPLDTPAFFSVKPRGGAIIVTLNTNHPAYQNLVEILEEDVDKADVDTLRSRLVNSLDGLKLLLMAWARYEDEQPEGKFKDNAQDTRIDWGRVARRFLENE, encoded by the coding sequence ATGAATAACGCCCATGATATCGTTCCCACACACCTCGCAGTCCAAGCCATGCGCGATAACGGTTATAAAAACGCCGCCTACGCCTTAGCCGAATTAATGGATAATGCCATTCAAGCAGGTGCATCGCAAGTAGAACTGCTGTGTGGCGAACGGAAACAACTGGTAGAAGGGAGGAGGCGATCGCGCATTGAACAAATCGCCGTGTTAGATAATGGTTGTGGAATGGATGCGAATGTTTTACGTCTCGCCCTGCAATTTGGGAATGGTACATATTTAGATGAAGACAAACACACCGGAATCGGTCGTTTTGGCATGGGTTTACCTTCGTCTTCTATTTCCCAATGTCAGAGAGTTGATGTCTGGTCATGGCAAAATGGCATAGAAAATGCACTGCATAGTTACCTAGATTTAGATGAAATTAAAACTCGGCGGATAACCGAAGTACCAGAACCGAAACCTAAAGCCATTCCCACAACTTGGACAAGAATTGGTCAACAATTTGGCGAAAGTGGCACATTAGTAGTATGGTCAAACATCGACCGTTGTATTTGGCGCACTGGCAAAGCAATTATTGATAATTCAGAATTTGTGATTGGGAGAATGTATCGCAAATTCATTAATAGCGGCGATGTCAAAATCCGCATGGTAGCCTTTGATTTAGATGCTTTATATAGCCTGATTTTAGAGAAATACGCCCTCCCCAATGACCCTGGTTATTTAATAGAAAAAACCTCCTGTCCTCCACCATTTGATAACAAAGCAATGTTTGGAACTTGGCAAGGAGATACATCTTATGAAGCGACTTTCACTATTAATTTTAGAGAACAAGAACATGAAGTTAAAGTTCGCTTTTCTTATGCTAAGGAAGAAGCACGTCTTATAGAAGGAGTAAATAATCCAGGAAGCACACCTCATGGACAACACGCTAAGAGAAACATAGGAGTTTCTATTGTTCGTGCAGATAGAGAACTAGAACTAGATACGGGAGTAGTCAATGGTTATGAGCCTACAGAACGTTGGTGGGGCGTAGAAGTTGAATTTCCCCCTGCCTTAGATGATATTTTTGGAGTAACTAATAATAAACAATCTGCTCGTAATTTAAGTGAACTTTTGCAAATAGATAATAAATCTTTATCAGAAGATGGGAAGACATTCACACAGTTAAAAGAAGAGTTAAAAGAAGATGAAGATCCAAAAAGACCTCTCTTAGATATTGTCGATAAAATAAATAACCAGTTGAGTGTTATTCGTGGTTTACTCAAAGCCCAAACAAAAGGTACTCGTACCGCCACTGAAAAACGCCATGACCCTTATAAACCTGAAAAAGTTGCAACTACTGTAACTCAAGAGCGTAAATCACAGGGTTACAAAGGTCAAAGTGATGCAGATGAAAAATTACCCAAAGAAGAACGCAAACAAGTAATTAAAGAAACTCTCAAAGAAGAGGGAGTGACGGAAACAAAAGCCGAATTATTAGCCGCCACAACAGTAGATGATGGCTTGAAATATACTTTTGTTGAAGCACCCCTTGATACTCCTGCTTTTTTCTCTGTTAAACCGAGAGGAGGGGCAATTATTGTGACTCTAAATACTAATCATCCAGCTTATCAAAACTTAGTTGAAATCTTAGAAGAGGATGTTGATAAAGCTGATGTAGATACTTTGCGTTCTCGGTTAGTTAACTCTTTAGATGGGTTAAAGTTACTCTTGATGGCATGGGCTAGATATGAAGATGAACAGCCAGAGGGTAAATTTAAAGATAATGCTCAAGATACCCGCATTGATTGGGGGAGGGTTGCTAGGAGGTTTTTAGAGAATGAATAA
- a CDS encoding DEAD/DEAH box helicase yields the protein MNFNDLLSKADEETLQQLLGSATFHLLKLLEPNLVHPSKLREILLTLHTPEELLLSKEKRDLIFDLITPEQAKILAVVLEAPENKDPYQALKKLKISGNSESKKYLFNFFEIPLKPRNESTIETPTIIENTPKYPLFAHQRKAANKVKNYLSQQPRRVLLHLPTGAGKTRTAMNIIADHLRNNEPTLIIWLAYSEELCEQAVTEFQKAWDSLGDRTLSTYRFWGNHEIDLAQAQDGLVVAGLAKVYNAAKKSIRFINQLGVRCSLVIIDEAHQAVAETYKLVLDSLVVPYEKTALLGLTATPGRTWADINTDAQLAKFFAHQKVTLEIEGYDNPIDYLVDQQYLAQVNYRSLFYETGIELTPQDLKRIHTDLDIPQYILNRLAADEQRNLRIILELEALAPHHQRIIVFNTSVEHAKLIASILRLRGFHADAVTGETPKSERERLIHSFKDQQTQTKILCNYGVLTTGFDAPKTSAAVIARPTKSLVLYSQMVGRAIRGIKAGGNATAEIVTVIDNQLPGFGSVASAFHNWEDVWRKTHE from the coding sequence TTGAATTTCAACGATTTACTATCAAAAGCAGATGAAGAAACACTACAGCAATTATTAGGTAGTGCAACTTTTCATCTGCTCAAACTCCTAGAACCTAATTTAGTTCATCCTAGTAAACTCAGAGAAATTCTGTTAACCCTTCATACCCCAGAAGAATTACTCTTATCAAAAGAAAAACGAGATTTAATTTTTGATTTAATCACGCCAGAACAAGCGAAAATTCTCGCTGTTGTACTAGAAGCACCTGAAAATAAAGACCCTTATCAAGCATTAAAAAAACTTAAAATAAGTGGAAATTCAGAAAGTAAAAAATATCTATTTAACTTTTTTGAAATACCACTTAAACCCAGAAACGAAAGTACAATTGAAACGCCTACAATAATTGAAAATACTCCCAAATATCCTTTATTTGCACACCAACGCAAAGCAGCTAACAAAGTAAAAAACTATCTGAGTCAACAACCTCGTCGTGTCCTTCTTCATCTTCCTACTGGTGCAGGTAAAACCCGTACTGCAATGAATATTATTGCAGACCATCTCAGAAACAATGAACCCACATTAATAATCTGGTTAGCCTACAGTGAAGAACTATGCGAACAAGCGGTTACAGAATTTCAAAAAGCCTGGGACAGTTTAGGCGATCGCACCCTTTCAACTTACCGCTTCTGGGGCAACCATGAGATAGACTTAGCACAAGCGCAAGATGGCTTAGTAGTAGCAGGATTAGCCAAAGTCTACAACGCCGCCAAAAAGAGTATCCGCTTTATTAATCAACTCGGTGTGCGTTGTTCATTAGTAATTATCGACGAAGCCCATCAAGCAGTAGCCGAAACCTATAAACTCGTCTTAGATTCCCTCGTCGTCCCCTACGAAAAAACCGCCTTATTAGGACTAACCGCCACACCTGGACGCACTTGGGCTGATATTAACACCGATGCACAACTCGCTAAATTCTTCGCCCACCAAAAAGTTACCTTAGAAATCGAGGGTTATGACAACCCCATTGATTATCTCGTAGATCAACAATACCTAGCTCAAGTTAACTATCGCTCTTTATTTTACGAAACCGGCATTGAACTCACACCCCAAGACCTCAAGCGCATTCATACAGACTTAGATATTCCCCAATATATCCTGAATCGGTTAGCCGCAGACGAACAACGCAACCTCCGCATCATCCTAGAACTAGAAGCCCTCGCCCCACATCATCAACGCATCATAGTATTTAATACCTCCGTGGAACACGCCAAACTCATCGCTTCCATTTTGCGTTTACGTGGCTTTCATGCTGATGCTGTCACAGGGGAAACCCCCAAATCCGAACGAGAACGGCTGATTCACAGCTTTAAAGACCAACAAACCCAAACCAAGATTTTATGTAACTACGGCGTATTAACCACTGGTTTCGACGCACCTAAAACCAGTGCTGCTGTTATCGCCCGTCCTACCAAATCCCTGGTTCTCTACAGCCAAATGGTAGGACGCGCCATCAGAGGAATCAAAGCTGGGGGTAATGCTACCGCCGAAATTGTCACGGTTATAGATAATCAACTCCCTGGTTTTGGTTCAGTTGCATCAGCCTTTCACAATTGGGAAGACGTTTGGAGGAAAACCCATGAATAA
- a CDS encoding ORC-CDC6 family AAA ATPase, which translates to MFYLRTESIGDEKIKDFFVSTDLERGIIEALKLPNPIVLEGSRGTGKTFLLRMAQIELNDTFNSEKILPIYLTLSSATLIQTNDPHQFTNWMMAKICKKLYRELVYKGFWVENIPNAKLLLGDSFSTEFLASKFNDITQYYENSYRNKDKNFDNSIIHEIPEIDDFLEIIEKICKFYDIQRICFLFDEAIHMFRPQQQRDFFSLFRKLRTPYIDCNAAVYPGVTSYGDSFEIAHDAKLISLERNIQDNDYLTTMQEIVYKQASEEKIKKIEEEKGNFKILAYSASGNPRILLRILDKCNNLKWETVTKNIKDFYVAEIWAEHSGLGDKYKGHRDIVDWGRNFIEKEVIPKTKDKNERRISDHKSTCYFWIHRDAPEVVKEAIRLLEYTGIVRKNGERIRGTNSQLGTRYEIKLGCILAIEKSKEISNQIIDYLDNYLFTEYGANSDSFSPLPNPINLESDAEIQQIIDSLLQKSINYLSLTDWQKSKLIENEFHTINDVLYVTEQDIINKIYGVGEVKARRIQNAAVAEILEYLSG; encoded by the coding sequence ATGTTTTACCTTAGAACTGAAAGTATAGGAGACGAAAAAATCAAAGATTTTTTTGTATCAACTGACTTAGAAAGAGGAATTATTGAAGCATTAAAACTTCCAAATCCTATTGTTTTAGAAGGTAGTAGAGGAACTGGCAAGACTTTTTTATTACGAATGGCACAAATTGAATTAAATGATACTTTTAATAGTGAAAAAATATTACCTATATATTTAACCTTATCATCTGCTACTCTGATTCAAACAAATGATCCACATCAATTTACAAATTGGATGATGGCAAAAATTTGCAAAAAATTATATAGGGAACTCGTATATAAAGGATTTTGGGTAGAAAATATTCCTAATGCAAAGTTGCTTTTAGGTGATAGCTTCAGCACAGAATTTCTTGCATCAAAGTTTAATGATATAACTCAATATTATGAAAATTCTTATAGAAATAAAGATAAAAACTTTGATAATTCAATAATTCATGAAATACCCGAAATAGATGATTTTTTAGAAATAATTGAAAAGATATGTAAATTTTACGATATTCAAAGAATATGCTTTCTTTTCGATGAAGCTATTCATATGTTCAGACCACAGCAACAAAGAGACTTTTTTTCTCTTTTCAGAAAACTAAGAACTCCATATATTGATTGTAATGCAGCCGTTTATCCTGGTGTAACTTCTTATGGGGACTCATTTGAGATAGCTCATGATGCAAAATTAATAAGTCTTGAAAGAAATATTCAAGATAATGACTATTTGACTACTATGCAGGAAATAGTTTATAAACAAGCTAGTGAAGAAAAAATAAAAAAAATAGAAGAAGAAAAGGGAAATTTTAAAATTCTTGCTTATTCTGCCAGTGGAAATCCAAGAATATTACTAAGAATTTTAGATAAATGTAATAATCTAAAATGGGAAACAGTAACAAAAAATATTAAAGACTTTTACGTTGCCGAAATTTGGGCTGAACATTCAGGTTTAGGTGATAAATATAAAGGACATCGAGATATAGTTGATTGGGGAAGAAATTTTATTGAAAAAGAAGTTATCCCTAAAACTAAAGATAAAAATGAGCGTAGAATAAGCGATCATAAATCTACCTGTTACTTCTGGATTCATAGAGATGCACCTGAAGTTGTAAAAGAAGCTATAAGACTTTTAGAATATACAGGTATTGTTAGAAAAAATGGAGAAAGAATAAGGGGAACTAATTCTCAATTAGGTACACGTTACGAGATTAAGTTAGGTTGTATTTTAGCAATTGAAAAATCCAAAGAAATTTCTAATCAGATAATTGATTACTTAGACAACTATTTATTTACAGAGTATGGAGCTAATAGTGATAGTTTTTCTCCGCTTCCAAACCCAATTAACTTAGAGTCTGATGCAGAGATACAACAAATCATTGATAGTCTACTTCAAAAATCGATTAATTATTTGAGTTTAACAGATTGGCAAAAAAGTAAACTTATAGAAAATGAATTTCATACAATTAATGATGTCTTATATGTTACCGAGCAAGACATAATTAATAAAATTTATGGTGTAGGAGAAGTTAAAGCAAGAAGGATTCAAAATGCAGCAGTAGCTGAAATTTTAGAATATCTTTCTGGTTAA